The proteins below are encoded in one region of Thermodesulfovibrionales bacterium:
- a CDS encoding CAP domain-containing protein, with product MTGETEKETTLRSFIAVLTFLVVLFPLLHPLFAAHHEICGEPPPAFEEELLNQINRYRQKNGLKPLSLHAASRTLAKSHSQYMCETERLTHDNFGERFRRSGRMCCVENVGWNYSTAAAQFEGWKESKGHNENMLDKKIRVAGVSKVGAYVTFFACE from the coding sequence ATGACCGGTGAAACGGAGAAAGAAACAACGTTGCGGTCCTTCATCGCTGTCCTGACGTTCCTTGTCGTCCTTTTCCCGTTACTCCATCCTCTGTTCGCAGCGCATCATGAGATCTGCGGGGAGCCTCCTCCAGCCTTTGAAGAGGAGCTCTTGAATCAAATCAACCGGTATCGCCAGAAGAACGGTCTGAAGCCTCTATCGCTTCATGCAGCTTCCCGTACGCTGGCAAAAAGCCATAGTCAGTACATGTGCGAGACTGAAAGACTGACTCACGATAATTTTGGCGAGAGGTTTCGTCGCTCGGGTCGCATGTGCTGTGTCGAAAATGTCGGATGGAATTATTCGACGGCTGCGGCCCAATTCGAAGGATGGAAAGAGTCAAAGGGGCACAACGAGAACATGTTGGACAAAAAGATACGAGTCGCAGGCGTTTCAAAGGTGGGGGCTTACGTCACCTTTTTCGCCTGTGAGTGA